One Thermofilum pendens Hrk 5 DNA segment encodes these proteins:
- a CDS encoding type II/IV secretion system ATPase subunit: MSSEVKVKQEKKKPAKKKEKKAIAETSEKKEEPVVLLPVQESYRVIDEYWVVEPFAKVKIVEIPEAGNQRAYFVEEVQLSEAERKAVNKLIDILSVELEPPASFDVELREHVVAEARRLAEKYRSAVRGLSEESWKKVIYYIERDLVGYGPIEVLMRDYRLEDISCDGVDRAIHVWHRDYESIPTNIVFRSRDYLREFIVKLAHMAGKHISAAFPIVDAMLPGRHRLAATYGEEVSPRGSTFTIRKFREKPLSIVEIISSGNLDSWSAAYLWLMIENRMTAMVIGATAAGKTTLLNAIANFFKPGFKIVTIEETPELNLPHENWVQLVSRESYGLGESKVGEITLYDLVKVSLRYRPDYIIVGEVRGEEAFVLFQAMSTGHGGMSTMHADSLDRAVKRLTSPPMNVSPSYIPSLNIALLSERTILPDGKFARRVKHIWEIEDYEKYREIVKWDPVKDVHVVVSESHHIRFIAEKLGKRVEDLYSEIERRRLVLEWMRMKNIKETRDVFTVINKYYVYPEEVYAEARRELEEKGAIPAPVKIRPSVVVEVAPKPVRALPAVQTRVSTHATSEDAKPVPQQPVALQPPVPLSVGLSQESFLVLRTLASLGGEADHESLVSMVNLPREVFSRAISELAGKRLLVPTLLVEGGKPLIGYKITSDGEKTLKTISQQ; the protein is encoded by the coding sequence GTGTCTAGCGAGGTTAAGGTTAAGCAGGAGAAGAAAAAACCCGCGAAAAAGAAGGAGAAAAAAGCCATAGCGGAGACCTCCGAGAAAAAGGAGGAGCCCGTTGTTCTGCTCCCGGTCCAGGAGTCCTACAGGGTTATCGACGAGTACTGGGTTGTAGAGCCTTTCGCGAAGGTGAAGATAGTCGAGATTCCCGAAGCTGGCAACCAGCGTGCCTACTTTGTGGAAGAGGTGCAGCTAAGCGAGGCTGAGAGGAAGGCTGTCAATAAACTTATAGACATTCTAAGCGTTGAGCTCGAACCGCCCGCCTCTTTTGACGTCGAGTTACGGGAGCACGTTGTGGCCGAGGCAAGAAGGCTCGCGGAGAAGTATAGAAGCGCGGTGAGAGGGCTATCCGAGGAGAGCTGGAAAAAGGTCATCTACTACATCGAGAGGGACCTGGTCGGGTATGGTCCCATAGAGGTCTTAATGCGTGACTACAGGCTGGAGGATATAAGCTGTGACGGTGTAGATAGGGCTATACACGTGTGGCACAGGGACTACGAAAGCATACCGACAAACATCGTGTTTAGAAGCAGAGATTACCTGAGAGAGTTTATAGTTAAGCTGGCCCACATGGCCGGGAAGCATATCTCGGCGGCGTTCCCGATAGTCGACGCGATGCTCCCGGGTAGGCACAGGCTGGCCGCGACGTACGGAGAGGAGGTATCGCCGCGAGGCAGTACTTTTACCATTAGGAAGTTCAGAGAGAAACCTCTCTCGATAGTCGAGATAATTAGTTCGGGCAACCTCGACTCGTGGAGCGCGGCCTACCTGTGGCTAATGATCGAGAACAGGATGACAGCCATGGTGATAGGAGCAACGGCCGCCGGTAAGACCACGCTCCTCAACGCGATAGCGAACTTCTTCAAGCCCGGCTTCAAGATAGTAACGATAGAGGAAACCCCAGAGCTCAACCTCCCCCACGAGAACTGGGTGCAGCTCGTGAGTAGGGAGAGCTACGGTCTAGGCGAATCGAAAGTGGGGGAGATTACGCTCTACGACCTTGTAAAGGTCTCCCTCAGGTACAGGCCCGACTACATAATAGTCGGAGAAGTCAGAGGCGAAGAGGCCTTCGTACTGTTTCAAGCGATGTCCACAGGGCACGGAGGCATGTCGACCATGCACGCCGACTCGCTGGATAGGGCCGTAAAGAGGCTGACAAGCCCGCCCATGAACGTCTCGCCGTCCTACATACCGTCGCTCAACATAGCGCTTCTCTCCGAGAGGACGATTCTCCCCGACGGGAAGTTCGCTCGTAGAGTCAAGCACATCTGGGAGATCGAAGACTACGAGAAGTACCGGGAAATAGTGAAGTGGGATCCAGTTAAAGACGTTCACGTTGTGGTATCCGAAAGTCACCATATACGCTTCATCGCAGAGAAGCTCGGCAAAAGGGTCGAGGATTTATACTCCGAGATTGAACGTAGAAGGCTCGTACTCGAATGGATGAGAATGAAGAATATAAAGGAAACGAGGGATGTGTTCACCGTTATCAACAAGTACTACGTATACCCCGAAGAGGTCTACGCGGAGGCACGGAGAGAGCTCGAAGAGAAGGGTGCAATACCAGCACCCGTAAAGATAAGGCCCTCGGTGGTCGTAGAGGTAGCACCGAAGCCTGTACGCGCGCTTCCAGCGGTACAGACTAGAGTAAGTACGCACGCCACCTCCGAGGATGCGAAGCCTGTTCCTCAGCAACCTGTGGCTCTCCAACCGCCAGTACCGCTGTCTGTGGGGCTGAGCCAGGAGAGCTTCCTGGTGTTGAGGACTTTGGCGTCTCTGGGAGGGGAGGCGGACCACGAGTCCTTAGTCTCGATGGTGAACCTTCCTAGGGAGGTTTTCAGCAGGGCTATAAGCGAGCTAGCCGGGAAGCGTCTCCTAGTTCCCACGCTACTGGTAGAAGGCGGGAAGCCCCTCATAGGCTACAAGATTACGAGCGACGGAGAAAAAACCCTGAAAACGATCTCTCAGCAGTAA
- the speD gene encoding adenosylmethionine decarboxylase, which translates to MAGRNRGVGLGGVGRHLIVEMFECDGRLLDSLEVVKSALLDAAVASNSTVVGFDFYRFKPHGISGYVLVAESHISIHTWPEYGYAAVDVFTCGEHTDPWKGLEILKERLRAKKVTIISIERGVGIENYAGYWTPTREKEQAVQVH; encoded by the coding sequence ATGGCGGGAAGAAACAGAGGGGTGGGATTAGGAGGCGTCGGCCGCCATCTGATCGTGGAAATGTTCGAGTGCGACGGTAGGCTACTCGACAGTCTCGAAGTCGTCAAGTCTGCCCTTCTAGACGCTGCTGTCGCCTCTAACAGCACCGTTGTAGGCTTTGACTTCTATAGGTTCAAGCCTCACGGAATAAGCGGCTATGTTCTCGTAGCGGAGTCGCACATTTCGATTCACACGTGGCCAGAGTACGGGTATGCGGCTGTAGACGTGTTTACCTGCGGGGAGCACACAGATCCTTGGAAGGGGCTAGAGATACTGAAGGAGCGCTTAAGGGCAAAGAAGGTCACAATAATCTCGATTGAGCGCGGAGTCGGAATAGAGAACTACGCGGGCTACTGGACTCCGACGCGTGAAAAGGAACAGGCGGTCCAGGTTCACTAA
- a CDS encoding adenylate kinase family protein, which produces MAVLITGTPGVGKTSVAQSLASTLGKKYVDVAKLAAENNLVKGFDPELQAYIVDTSSVRALLEEILTCNEVVDTHIVECVPKRKVTHVIVLRLNPLELKKRLEARGYPNRKIAANVEAEVLDSVLIDAVKWFGERKVFEVDTTGKSVGEIVNIVRLVLEGKGRNFKPGNVNWLENFYYLLGKT; this is translated from the coding sequence ATGGCCGTACTAATTACCGGGACGCCCGGCGTAGGCAAAACAAGCGTTGCTCAAAGCCTCGCTAGCACCCTCGGGAAGAAGTACGTCGACGTAGCCAAGCTCGCGGCTGAGAATAACCTCGTAAAGGGCTTCGACCCCGAGCTTCAAGCGTACATAGTTGATACGAGTAGCGTTAGGGCACTACTGGAAGAGATACTGACGTGCAACGAGGTTGTAGACACGCACATCGTTGAATGCGTGCCCAAGAGGAAAGTCACACACGTGATTGTTTTAAGGTTAAACCCTCTCGAGCTGAAGAAGCGTTTAGAGGCTAGAGGCTACCCTAATAGAAAAATTGCCGCGAACGTTGAGGCGGAAGTGCTTGACAGCGTGCTCATCGATGCTGTAAAATGGTTCGGCGAGAGAAAGGTCTTCGAGGTGGACACCACGGGTAAAAGTGTCGGGGAAATAGTTAATATCGTAAGGCTAGTTCTCGAAGGCAAAGGGAGGAACTTCAAGCCGGGTAATGTGAACTGGCTGGAGAATTTTTACTATCTCTTGGGAAAAACGTGA